A stretch of DNA from Cheilinus undulatus linkage group 7, ASM1832078v1, whole genome shotgun sequence:
CTGCACATGCGCACTGCCTCATTTCCTGCCTCTAAACCATAAAGTTGGAATACCGGACCTTAGTCATTCTGCAGTTAAATCAATTCTTTCAAACTGCTGTTGTAATGAAATCTGTCACCGAACAAAGTACTGCTCAGTTCCCCGTAGCTGGAGTAGTGATAGCAGTAGTGTCGAGTTTTATCAATGGGTCGACATTTGTGCTTCAAAAGAAAGGAATATTACGCTCTCGCGACAGAGGTACACTGAAACCGCAGTGGCACGAGCGCTTCTTAAGCGTTCTCCACACGTGCTGAAGCGGGCACTCTCATATACTAAATACACCACTCAATCATGTTGACGAAAGTGCTGCAGGGCACATGAATTAATTTTCCTAactctgatgtgtttttcaCAGGAGGCTCGTATCTCACAGATGTGGTCTGGTGGAGTGGTACAATATCCAGTGAGTATGGCGCCCTCTATCGGCTGTTAGAGTTAGAATAACAGTTTGTCCAGTGTCCTTCTTTGCTACTTTACTTTATAAATGTTTACCACACCATCTGTTTATGCATCTCATTAGTGATTGTCGGTCAAATTGGGAATTTTCTGGCGTACAAtgtggcccctgctgtgatcgTGACACCGCTAGGAGCCCTTGGAGTGTTGTTTGGGTAAGTCAGAGACGGAATtaaacttttgtgttttatcttaACAGTTTGACTTGGTTGGTTAAACTAAACCTAACACAAAAAGGTAAGGGAATGTGTGGTTGGTAGATTATTCCTGTAATGTAACAATGCTTTTAGGCAGTAactcttatactgttggaaaacctgtttatttccattttgaaTGATGCCACATtagtaaggaacatgcatttgtgggatgagcagcagagctgggttgcacccataaaaaaattgccaaattaTTGCCAAAtgttctgccattgactcttgtttggtgtcgTTTgctggattggatgattgaagtctgaagaaacaagacatattggtaATTATAACAATTCATCCAATAGAAAAACAGAAGCCTCAGGGCACATGTGGCCTagtgtttctgactctgtccactttcctcctctatcaaaatacagacacaaaaatgcccaaaataaatcttaaaaaaaaaaaaccataccatacacagccacaacagcctggctcctcctcatgctggtcaccagcctggtcacacactgctgtgggatggcatcctgTTCTTCTGTCAAGACAGCCAGTGTGGTCGTGTTGGTCCCTCTGGCACGAATAGCACGCCCAAGTGGATCCCACAAAtattcagtggggttgaggtgaGGACTGCTGGcagccattccatcctctcaaAAATGGGAGCAATCCAATATGAAGTATCTCCAGAAAAAGACACCTTaaagttttcttcttctgttacATTCATGAACCTTTCTGTTCATTGTAGTTAAATCTGATCTGGAAATGTCTCCCAGACAAATGAAAGTCAATGCAGACTAGTTTGTACCACATCCAACAAGCATTTATACTCACATTTACCTGTAAACTGTTGTTTTCTGTCCAAAATCAACCAAGCTATATTTCCTTATCTTTAAGCAGGTAAAAAGTCCCAGTGTCCTCATATGAGTTCTTCCTGTTGAGTGGAGTTATAGCTTGTTTATGTAGATAATACCTGTCAAATGTTTATACCATATTAAACTATAAACATTACCAAGCATAAATAAACAAGTTTCATCCATAAAGAGAGTGGCTGTAGAGCTTTTGGCTAGAATGGCTACCTTCTTAAATGGACACTAATAATTGTAATGTGCTTTTGCGATCACAAGATGGCAGATGAAGTGTCCACAAATGAGGCCATTAGGTCCAAGTTTATTAAAATTAAGAGTAATGGTGCCAggaagccaaaatgtaatgtcctcatatgaggatgcTGGGATGTAGAAGGTTAAAACACAATGTCTCCAGATAGTAAGACAGGTTGTCTTTGTGCAGTGACAATAATGCAtcatacacatttttttatatatatatttttaattttacctttatttaaccaggattaTTTCCCATTTGAGATTccaaaatctcttttacaagggagtcctggccaagatagGAGCATAAGTTTCACACATGTGACATTAAACAGGACATAAACCAAAGGTTacatcaatcaacaaatgtGGATGGTTGTGGACTtggtttgtctttaaaacattcgtCTACTGTTGTCTCTActgctgtgttgactgtcaCACTCTGACCGCCTCTACTCGGTCTCCACCAACACATTTGCACGTTGTGTAACTGCCATGATGCATCCAAGTAGTTAACAGAAAGTATATTTTCCAGCCTTATCCTCTAAAGAATCAGAGTTCAGTTAGTAATACCCTGATTTTGCTAGTTTTATCCAAAACAattctattttgaccttcatGAGAGAAAATTCTTTGCATATCCTTAATtgcatgctgtttttgtgtgaaaCAGGGCTGTCCTGGCTTCTTGGATCTTGAAGGAGCATTTAAACATCCTGGGGAAGCTTGGCTGTGTGTTATGTTGCTGTGGATCTGTTGTGCTCATCATTCATGCACCAAAAGCAGAAGCAGTCACAACAAGACTGGAGCTAGAAGAGAGGCTGTTGGACCCAGGTgacaagtttgtttttattttactctgttttttgagatattttggATTTTCTAAAGTGAAGTTTCtcctaaaaaataataaaacagtgATAGAACTAAAGACATGATTTCTTTTCCTGcagtgtttgtattttatgCCCTTCTGGTGGTTCTTCTTCTGGTCATTTTAATTATCTGGATTGCTCCAGCTCATGGCACATCAAACATCATGGTGTACGTTTCAATATGTTCCCTCTTGGGAAGCTTCACTGTCCCGAGCAGCAAAGGACTTGGCCTGGCAGCACAGGACGTCTTTGGTGATGCACCCTCCAGCAGCAGAGCTCTGGCCCTGTTCCTCGGCCTCCTGGGGACGCTGGCTTTTAGCATCCTCATACAGTTCTTCTTCATCAACAAGGCCCTGGAGTGCTACAGCTCCAACATGTTTGAGGCCATTTATTACGTGACATTCACATCCACTGTGATTCTGGCCTCGGCTCTTCTCTTTAAGGAGTGGACTGCTCTCACTGTAACAGACAGCCTGGCTATGCTGTGTGGTCTTACAACAGTGTGTGTTGGCGTTGTTTTACTCCGCATTTCGCAAGAGGCTTCCATCACCTGGAAGAAGAAGACGGACTGATTATGATGTTCTTATATTTATGGGACtttatgcaccatgctgctTCATTCTAGTGCAAAATCTACACTAGGTTTACTTAAACAAAGctacagtttattttaaactaatttaatTCAGAACACTACTTGAAATACTTCCTCTTATGGAACAATTcttattaatttttaaagatttattagtgggctttttgtgcctttattgacagagcaCAACAGTGGATAGGGTTGGAAACTGTTGTTTCAGACTGTATCTACTGTACTACGTAACCTACAAACAcaagtggttttttttttacattttaagagctTTTCAATACCGTGGacctttaaaatgacaaatacttaaaaattttaaacatgtggtattgaaaagtatcacatatttttctaatataaattttaaatatgtaatataaGATGCattccacctttttgccaaaatatctttgtatttgtttttattacatgATAAACAAAGAGTCTACTGTTAGTAGTAAGGGAGAAGGTAGGTGACATTTTCGTGCTGTGCTGATGTTGCTTACAGTGAGTGATCTTGCCTTTTTTACACACAAAACCATCAGCACAAGACATGACAGTGCTCAGTACTGTCAGGATTATGTTTAGTGTAACAAGATAAATGTTCCATAAAGCTGCATGaaaaaccaaataaataaaaacaacaatataactacaattaaaaaaaaaaaaaaaagcaaatcaaaCAAGTAcaaggtaaaaaataaacagttataaaaatatggATGTCTATGAAGGAGGATTAGTGCCATGGATGCTGGAAAAAAATTTGATGTGAACTTttagaataaagttgaaatgacaaataaaatatcagaatgtcATGAATAAAGTTGTTATTTTGAGAATAACGTTGAAATAtaattttgagaaaaacacgACATTTTGGAAAGGCCGCCTTATTAGACAGCAGATCCTGACTGTCTCTACAAAACATCTTGTATTGATGTACTTCAGAACTGTATTGAACAACAAAGAGATGCTTTCTCTTTTAGCTCATAAAAAGCGTGGTTGTCAGTGTTAAGTGTTGTCAGTGTTATGTTGTAGGGGTAGCACGATAATAGGCCTATTGATGCCAATATTTAGCATTTTACCAATTATCTATATCTACATTTTATGTTACCTATGTTCAGTAAAATTGATTAATTAAATGATGGCTACTTTGGTTCTACTGCAAAGTGCATgttcccctctggctttattttttaactccACTGTCTCACCAAATGTCCCATATATCTGATTGGCTTGCTGTCACATGAGTACTAGCCAATCAGCATTtaagcctgggtgccactgacacagcgAGCTTACGgcattacttcctgttttcctgctggcTATGTGTTGCTCTGTGTCGTTTCTCGTGCTGATAGTGCTTGTTAAATttccttcaatttttttttgatcatgcaattttacttttttaaaatccagtaaATTTTTTATGTTATGATAAACACATGTTGGTTCCAAATATATTGGTTATTAGTCTCATGAATTACTTATAAGTAGTATTGGTATCGACGCTGAAATAAACAATATCGGTCAACCCCTATTGCATTGTAATGGCTCTAAATTGTATCTcgactttttttcttctcattttgactttattcgcAAAACTGTTATTTGCCTTCATTCTCAATATTTGAACTTTCTGCTAAccatttcaactttattcttaaagtgcacagcattattttttcctcatcCATGGTCCTAATCCTCTTCCACTGACATCCcttatgaaaatattttacatagaaaatgtttttgcataataaaaaataagttatggGTTAAATTGTAGtgatctaaatttaaaaatgtaggaaTATAGGGTTAAAAGGATATTTTCCCACCTATTTTTTTCTGGACCTTTTTCATCCCATTATTACTTGATGCTTTGTCAGGAGTGCCCAATGCGTTCAGCTTGAAAAAGCACATTGaattcagatttaaaataaagttttcagCCACTTTAAGACCCCTACAGAAGGGGACTTTAACTGCAAGATAAGGCAGTATCTGACTAGAAAGGTGTTCATTAATTTATCTTAGCACAGAACTCGGTTTATCCCACTCATCTAAGCTTTTTAAGACTGGAACTAAAACATGCGCAAAAATCCACCACATTTATCCTTTAACTCTGGGTACATTTTAGGCTGTCTCGATATAGAGAATAATTTTCCCTTGTACGAATTTCAACTAACACTTAAAGACATCCgtacttgtttttttcaatgCAGTTCTCATTGTTATTCTAAAACCATTTCAAGCCCTTATGGCAGACTAAAATATGGCCGGTGGATCAGAGTTAATTCCTAATTTCTTATTTCCGCTCGCAAacaaaaatgccttaaaaaCGTTAGTTTTGGAAGTGAAATAATCTCTTTCCTATCCCTTGCATGTTCTCTCTTTCACCCTGTGTTAGACAGTATCAGGGTGGCATCACCTACACTTTGACTTATTTAGTGTTCCTCTGAATAATTCAGTGTGATTTCAGAAGCGCTCTCTTTGAGCTTGGGTTTTCAACAGTGACTGTTATGTCTAATACAAGGATTTTGAAACGCTTAGGTATATAACTCTAACATAAGGTCTGTAAGCTGATTTTTTACAGCACTAAAAGTGGAaactaaatatattttaatataattttcagAACTAATTGTGTTTGTCATACATATTTTTACTGATCTTTAAGCATTTCAGCAAGGGCTGTATGTGTCTGTTTTATGATAAGACCTgtgagaaatataaaaaaatatgcatCCTGACAAGCTCTGTGCGTTTATTTAATGTGTTGAGTTATCTTTCTTAATTTTAAAGGGTTTAAttatcactattttttttatataactaTAACACATTAAAAGTTATGGCTCTGCCTCTTAAATGTTACTATGTGGACAGAGATTTACCATGCAATTTATGAGGTTATGTCTTTTTGTATTGAACTGATCACACAATCAGCTATCAAATTATTATTCCTTCAGTTTATGTAACAAAACAGTTTGCTTGGCTTTAGGGCTTTTCTGATGCTGTGGatattaaaatgcaaagacTTTCAAGCCCTGCAATAACAGCCTTAGGCTGATTTACATACTTTCTGTTCTGGCATATTTCTTTGTCCTATTTTATCTCAAAGTATTCTAACTGGCAGTAGATGCTGGGTTCAGTTTAGGTGCCATCCAGCcctttcattgtgtttttggcACAATGATAAAGTctaagttgaaaaaaatatatacaactGTGGACCCAAACAAAAGCCTTGCCTTGACAGTTGACAGTGCCTCTGAATCTTGTAATTTTAAGACTTCAACTCataaatatatgactttaacTTTGTAAATGAATGTTAATATTGTGAATTTATCACAttaattttgtacatttttacttAAATCTTGTAAATCTACATCTTCAATAACAAAATATCATGACTTCCTTGACTTAATATGACTCTAATCTCTAATTTTGAAGATCATGATAAGAGGTCATTTCTGATTTCAGTCTGTTATAACCAGGGGTGGTTATAACAGACAAGAGTACTCAGTCAAAATACAGTTACTTTGATTCAAAGTAACTATATGAGTTAATAAAATTATGCCTATAGATTAAAGATTAAAGTAATGGTAAGTCATTAAACCAGCTATAAAACTCTCAGTCAGTGCTTTGATTAATCTTAGCAGTGTAAAAGTATTTGCCCTCGTCCAGATTTCTTATTTGTTCGCATATATTTCACACAAAAATTCAAGATCATAAATTTTAATATAAGACAAAGATTACCCAAGTAAATGccaaattcagtttttaaaatgaaatttcatTTACTGAGGGAagaaagccatccaaacctacctggtccaATATGAAAAAAGGACCCActaccccccaccccacccctgtgattcatcacattttttgtaaagctgaGATCAATTACACTAGCCCCAATCAGGCCTGAtaactgccagacctgctgaatcaagaaatctcTTAAAAAGAACCTGTCTGGCAAAGTGAAGTAGgttacaagatctcaaaaagcaacacatcatggtggcgccatctaaagaaattcaagaacagatgagaaacaaagtcattgatgTCTATTAGTCTTGAAAAGGTTACAAAGTCATTTCAAGGGCTTTAGGACTCtagtgaaccatggtgagagccattatccacaaatggagaaaacttggaacggtggtgaaccttcccaggagtggccagccaacCAAAATTTCTCCAAAAGCGcattgacgactcatccaggaggtcacaaaagaaccaagaacaacatctaaagacctgcaggcctcacttgactcagttaaggtcagtatTCATGGttgttcatgcttgaaaaccctccaatgtggctgaaacaaaatctgcaaagaagagtgggccaaaattcctccacagcgatgtgataGACTTCCAGCTAATTATAGCGAacgcttgcagttgttgctgccaagggttGCATGACCAGTTAtcaggtttagggggcaattacttttttacacAGGGCCAAGTAGGTTTGGATGCCTTTTTTCCTAATAAATCAAattgccatttaaaaaatgcatgtgtatttactcaggttatttCTATCTAACATTAGGATCTGTTTGATGATTTGAAGCattaaagtgtgacaaatatgaagGGGTGGAGAGTAACTAATtatatttactcaaattactgtgaTTGAgcagtttggttttgtttgtttttgattttcgttttttggcgggggggggggggtctgcaCTTTAACTTCTACTTAATTAGGTTTTTACTAGaataactgcacttttacttgagtacaatactgttgtacttttccacctctgttgactacacaatAGCGCATAATGAGAGagtgattccacatcacatcccaaaactgCTGttatacacagcaaaaactggagtgttgatatctcagtgTTAAGCATTtaagagttgattttaactcccaaagtgaaattttaactccattcagagtgaaaaagtcttcagtgttggagttatttgacagcttgatccaccagtgttagttcaccTCTGTAGACTCAACTCAATTAAGATCAGTCCACTTCAATTTCAAATATGGGGTGTGTTTGGACAGAGTTCCCCCTCACTCACTTGGGCAGAgcatttagatgtattttagatgtatttatacgTGTTTACTTGTGTTTTGATGGCGTCTGTTGTACAGAGTAATATACAGGTAATACAGGTAATATTTTTCTGTACAACTCATCAGTAACTACAcagtactcagtacttaaagtaaactttaaattaaatacttttaactTGTGACTAAATTTAAAGGCCTGTACTTTTAcctctacttaagtaaatttgaaTTGGCGtaactatacttttacttgagtgtaatagttgtgtacttttccACTTCTGCAAATATactaaaaaatagaaatcagaaagtgggcaaatactttttcatagcATTGTATTGAAAGAACCAGTGCAAGGTCACTTCTGACTCCCCAGAGTGACCATGCCCCCGCTTGGGTGAAAGCAAGCTACATGTTTGAATGGCATTAGATTGGGTAACACCGGTAGCAAAGTGATTAAATGCTATTACTTTGTGTTTTGAGCATCAAATAACTAAAAAgccattgtgatttttttaaatccttaattGATGAAGAAAACTGGGCCAATACTAGAGAAGACTACGGAGGTCAAATGTTTGACTTGTATCTTCCTTTTTCCTGGGGCtgctactgtaaatctgaatgtgGGCAAAACTTCCTGTGCCAAAGCAGAAGTACATTAAATACATatattctagtacagcagctaaCAGTAGATGCTTACTACAAACAGTTGTTTTGATAGGAATTCACCtcgaatttgtaaatattgatatatttttgttatcacaagTTCACACTGTTGTATAGTAAGctgtaaataaggtggataccaccaCCTTATtcctactgtagctatgaatgtgggtggAACTTCCCATACAGTAACAATAATCGCAAAACGTGATTCTTCCAAGGGCTTTATAAAGTGATATAgcgtcaacagtggttgttctgaaataaatatttgctgcaataaatactgcttcatttctgttaaatcaaaaagttaaatgagctgaaaggtttaagttatattttctgtaatgtaCCTGTTTCTTCGTTCGTGGCACTAATTACAcgaaaaagttaaatatatgtctttaaaaaccgtgttttaaacatgctgttcactgttTAAGTGCATTTAGGATGtatttctttcaatattaatttaTCACT
This window harbors:
- the nipa1 gene encoding magnesium transporter NIPA1, with product MKSVTEQSTAQFPVAGVVIAVVSSFINGSTFVLQKKGILRSRDRGGSYLTDVVWWSGTISMIVGQIGNFLAYNVAPAVIVTPLGALGVLFGAVLASWILKEHLNILGKLGCVLCCCGSVVLIIHAPKAEAVTTRLELEERLLDPVFVFYALLVVLLLVILIIWIAPAHGTSNIMVYVSICSLLGSFTVPSSKGLGLAAQDVFGDAPSSSRALALFLGLLGTLAFSILIQFFFINKALECYSSNMFEAIYYVTFTSTVILASALLFKEWTALTVTDSLAMLCGLTTVCVGVVLLRISQEASITWKKKTD